AATTGACGATTCTCGCCATGTAAAATTTTATCTGGGAGCTGGAGAAAAATATATCGTAAAAGAATATGATGCTTATCAACTTACAAATATGGAAAACGACCAACCTAATCAAAATTTCGAACGAAATAATTCATTAAAATTGGTAAAATTGCAAAAGTCAATTGATGATTTAATCAATACTCAATAATAGCAAGGTCGCACAGCCGTTACAAGAGATTTGGGCAAAAGGCTGAATTTAAAAATGTTTTTGTACTTGAAAAATTTGTGCATAATGGAAAAAACTCGCCTCTTTAATCCCAAACCTCTTGTAGCGCCAGAACGTTGTGCGATAGCTTCCCAAAAAGCACGAAAATGAATTGAGCAAATGAAAAATCTTTATGCTTACAATGAAGAAAATGAATTAATTCATATTAATAACGTTGAAAAAAAATCAGCACAGAATTATTTTTGCATTAATTGTGAAAGTAAAATGATTGCAAGAAAAGGCGAAATAAAAGCTCATCATTTTTCTCATAAAGCTGATAGCAATTGTAGTTTTGAAAGCTATTTACACAAATTAAGTAAAATTCAATTTTACAACGAATACATAAAATGTCTTAATAACAATGAAAGTTTTAATATTCAATATAAAACTTATAGAAATTGTACTTCTTGCAAAGAAAAAGAAAACCTAAATTTAGTTTGCAAACTTGACGATAAAATAAGTTTATTAAATTTAACTAAATGGTTTGATAAGATTACAATAGAAAAATATCACAATGGATTTATTGCGGATATTTTACTTGAGTCTTCAAAAAGCGAAGAAAAACTCTTTATCGAATTTGCTGTTTCTCATAAATGTGAAATAGCAAAAATTGAAAGTAAAATTAGAATTGTTGAAATAAGTTTAATCAATGAATTAGATTTGAAATTTATTAGCGAAAGGAAAATACCTATTAATCAAGAAAATATAATATTTCACAACTTTATAATAAATCAAAAAAATGAAGATTATTTTTTACCAAATGAATGCAACAAAATGTTTAGTTTCTTTGCAATTTATCAGAACAATAAAGCAATAAGCAAGGAATTAAGAATTAAAGAAATAATCTATAATTTAAACATTCACAATTACAAACATTTTCAAATCTTAAAACCAAAAGAAATAGATTATGAATATGATGACGAAATAGAAAGTTATAGTGGTGGACAATTTATTGATTTAATAATTAAATCAGCCTTTGAAATTAAAGATTTTAAAAATTGTTATTCTTGTAGATTTTCAGCAGAAAACAATAATTATTTTTCACGCTATGAATTTGGACATACCCTTTTTTGCAAAAAATTTAAAGCAGTAATTACCAATTCAAACGATGGACATAATTGTGAAAAATATTGGAGAATTGAAAAACCGAACATAGAATAAAACCATCACACAACAGCCGTTCCAAGATATTTGGACATTTGGCTAATTTTAAAGATAGTTTTGTATTTGTAAAACTGTGGATTTCGAAAACAAAAAGCAACAAAAAAAACTATGAGAACAACAGATAACACAACTCATTTTGCTCCCGAACTGCACATTCCCAACGGGACATTCAACATAGATTTTTATATAAAATTTGGTGCTATTGAACATTTTTGTTTTCGCAATGAGGATGGAAGCATTCATGTAGTAGAATTGGAAATTAATGGTGCTATTTTTCATCTTCACGAAACTATGCGTGATGCTCTAGAGCCAATAAGTGCAAAGGGTGTTACAGCAATCATAGGTTTATTTGTACCAAATGTTGATGCAGTAATGCAAAAAGCTATTCAAGCAGGTGCCATAGAAATTAATCCTGCCGAAGACCATGATTATGGTTACAGACAAGGAATGTTCAAAGATCCTTTTGGGCATTATTGGCAAATACAGAAAAAAATATAACCCAATATATTTAACAACGCAGTTAATAAATATCAGAACATTATTGGTCATTTATAGTACAGTACAAAAACTACATACGAATAATAGAAATGAAAAAAATATTTATAACTTTAGTACTCCCGCTTTTCACTTTGATATCGTGCAATGAAAAAAACACAAAAACCAATAAAATGGAAATTGAATCAACAGAAAAATTAAATTTTAACAGTGGATATTCAGACGCAAATGGACTAAAAATGTATTACGAAATTTACGGACAAGGAAAACCACTTGTATTAATTCACGGTGGTGGTTCGACTATTCAAACAAATTTTGAAAAAGTTATT
The Flavobacterium sp. 5 DNA segment above includes these coding regions:
- a CDS encoding VOC family protein — its product is MRTTDNTTHFAPELHIPNGTFNIDFYIKFGAIEHFCFRNEDGSIHVVELEINGAIFHLHETMRDALEPISAKGVTAIIGLFVPNVDAVMQKAIQAGAIEINPAEDHDYGYRQGMFKDPFGHYWQIQKKI
- a CDS encoding competence protein CoiA family protein, translating into MKNLYAYNEENELIHINNVEKKSAQNYFCINCESKMIARKGEIKAHHFSHKADSNCSFESYLHKLSKIQFYNEYIKCLNNNESFNIQYKTYRNCTSCKEKENLNLVCKLDDKISLLNLTKWFDKITIEKYHNGFIADILLESSKSEEKLFIEFAVSHKCEIAKIESKIRIVEISLINELDLKFISERKIPINQENIIFHNFIINQKNEDYFLPNECNKMFSFFAIYQNNKAISKELRIKEIIYNLNIHNYKHFQILKPKEIDYEYDDEIESYSGGQFIDLIIKSAFEIKDFKNCYSCRFSAENNNYFSRYEFGHTLFCKKFKAVITNSNDGHNCEKYWRIEKPNIE